A stretch of the Nicotiana tabacum cultivar K326 chromosome 6, ASM71507v2, whole genome shotgun sequence genome encodes the following:
- the LOC107792982 gene encoding uncharacterized protein LOC107792982, with product MAIRFLYTTAIVFLFCFFVSNATLQRFSEEDPERQSLFSFRSSLENPHILSTWTTSTSHCHWNGVFCKNSQVVSLKLSSLSLKGPISPHIATLTQLRFLDLSGNSLTGKIPAQLGNLTQLQVLALGNNFLSGSLSPALFTKLQSLASFDVSNNTLSGSIPPEIGKLRNLKNLYIGLNRFSGQLPPEIGELSNLHNFYAASCSLEGPLPESISKVKSLTKLDLSYNPLKCSIPKAIGGLENLTFLNLGYSEINGSIPSELGKCRKLTTVMLSFNSLTGSLPQELSELPILSFIAERNQLSGPLPSWLGKWTQMDSLLLSSNRFTGKIPAEIGNCSLLNHISLSSNLLSGPIPKELCNAVALTDIDLDHNFLTGSIKDTFVKCGNLTQLALLDNSITGVIPEYLSELPLMVLDLDSNNLTGSIPASLWNSASLMEFSAANNHLQGTLSIKIGNAVSLQRLVLSNNKISGVIPKEIGNLTSLSVLNLNSNLLEGFIPVELGDCISLTTLDLGNNRLHGSIPVTLVDLPQLQCLVLSHNELSGAIPSKISKYFRQASIPDSSYVQHHGVYDLSHNKLSGSIPEELGSCVVIVDLLLSNNMLSGDIPGSLARLVNLTTLDLTGNLLTGTVPEEFGYSLKMQGFYLGNNQLTGSIPQSIGQVGSLVKLNLTSNKFTGPIPLSFGNLNGLTHLDLSSNVLDGELPPSLSRMSNLVGLYLQQNRLSGSLDQLFSNSVAWRLEALNLGTNSFTGNLPPSLGNMSYLAFLDLHYNRLTGKIPIELGNLVQLEYLDVSGNSLYGQIPETVCTLPNLGVLNFMDNKLEGAIPRNGICQNLSKVSVAGNKDLCGGIVALKCPAKSFIKRSSMLNVWGILSVVAGTILITLTIAIVSRIWISRSSGKSDPEECEDSKMDSDDQHLYFLGSSKSKEPLSINVAMFEQPLLKLTLVDVLEATNNFCKTKIVGDGGFGTVYKATLPDGKTVAVKRLNQAKTQGHREFLAEMETLGKVKHRNLVPLLGYCSYGEDKVLVYEYMVNGSLDHWLRNRSGTLDVLNWSKRLKIAVGAARGLAFLHHGFTPHIIHRDIKASNILLNDDFEAQVADFGLARLISACETHVSTDIAGTFGYIPPEYGQTWRSTTKGDVYSFGVILLELLTGKEPTGPDFKDVEGGNLVGWVLQKMKGGQSVDVLDPTILDADSKQMMLQALQIAALCLSDNPARRPTMLYVFKFLNGIKED from the coding sequence ATGGCCATTAGGTTTCTTTATACCACTGCCATTgtctttcttttctgtttctttgtTTCCAATGCAACCCTACAAAGATTTTCAGAAGAGGACCCAGAAAGACAAAGTCTGTTTTCTTTCAGGAGTTCTCTTGAAAATCCACATATTCTGTCTACATGGACCACCTCAACTTCACATTGTCACTGGAATGgtgttttttgcaaaaatagccaagtTGTTTCCCTCAAGCTCTCTTCTTTATCACTCAAAGGACCCATTTCACCCCACATTGCTACTTTGACTCAACTAAGGTTTCTTGACCTTTCTGGTAATTCTTTGACCGGAAAAATTCCAGCCCAACTTGGTAACTTGACTCAGCTACAAGTCTTGGCTCTTGGCAACAACTTTCTCTCAGGTTCTCTCTCTCCAGCACTCTTCACAAAGCTTCAATCTTTGGCTTCTTTTGATGTGTCTAATAACACCCTTTCTGGTTCTATTCCACCTGAAATTGGGAAATTGAGAAACCTTAAGAATCTTTACATTGGGCTTAACAGATTTTCCGGCCAGTTGCCACCAGAAATTGGTGAACTTTCTAATCTCCATAATTTCTATGCTGCTTCATGTTCACTTGAGGGTCCATTGCCAGAATCCATCTCCAAGGTGAAATCTTTGACCAAACTTGACCTTTCTTATAACCCATTGAAGTGTTCTATCCCAAAAGCAATAGGCGGTCTTGAGAATTTGACTTTCTTGAACTTAGGTTACTCTGAGATCAATGGTTCAATACCCTCTGAGCTTGGAAAGTGTAGAAAGTTGACAACAGTGATGCTTTCTTTTAATTCACTCACTGGTTCTTTGCCTCAAGAGCTTTCAGAGTTGCCTATTCTATCTTTTATTGCAGAAAGGAATCAGCTTTCAGGTCCATTGCCTTCTTGGCTTGGAAAATGGACACAAATGGATTCCCTTTTACTTTCGAGTAATCGGTTTACTGGCAAAATTCCAGCTGAGATAGGGAACTGTTCTTTATTGAATCATATTAGTCTCAGCAGCAACTTACTCTCTGGTCCAATACCAAAAGAGCTTTGTAATGCTGTGGCACTCACAGATATTGATCTTGATCACAACTTTCTCACAGGCAGTATTAAAGACACATTTGTAAAGTGTGGTAATCTGACTCAGTTGGCATTATTAGATAATAGTATTACTGGGGTGATTCCAGAGTATTTATCAGAGCTTCCTTTGATGGTTCTTGATTTGGATTCCAACAATTTGACAGGTTCTATTCCAGCAAGTCTCTGGAATTCTGCTAGTCTAATGGAGTTTTCTGCTGCAAATAACCACTTACAGGGTACTTTATCTATAAAAATTGGTAATGCTGTGTCATTGCAAAGGCTAGTTCTTAGTAACAACAAGATAAGTGGTGTTATTCCTAAGGAGATTGGTAATTTAACTTCTCTCTCAGTGTTGAATTTGAATTCCAATCTTCTTGAAGGTTTCATTCCTGTTGAATTGGGGGATTGTATCTCTCTTACTACATTGGATCTTGGGAATAACCGGCTTCATGGGTCGATCCCAGTGACACTTGTGGATCTGCCTCAGCTACAGTGCCTGGTTCTTTCCCACAATGAGCTTAGTGGGGCTATTCCTTCCAAGATTTCCAAGTATTTCCGTCAAGCAAGCATCCCTGATTCAAGTTATGTGCAGCATCATGGTGTCTATGATCTATCTCATAACAAGTTGTCTGGTTCGATACCTGAAGAGCTAGGGAGCTGTGTTGTTATAGTGGATCTTTTGCTCAGCAATAACATGCTATCCGGTGATATACCAGGATCACTTGCCCGCCTAGTGAATCTCACTACATTAGACTTAACTGGGAATTTGTTGACAGGCACCGTTCCAGAGGAATTCGGCTACTCACTTAAGATGCAAGGCTTTTATCTTGGGAATAACCAGCTCACAGGTTCAATACCTCAAAGCATTGGGCAAGTAGGTAGTTTGGTGAAGCTAAATTTGACTAGCAACAAATTTACCGGTCCAATACCATTAAGTTTTGGGAACTTAAATGGGCTGACACACTTAGACTTGAGCTCAAATGTGCTCGATGGTGAACTTCCTCCCTCTCTATCAAGGATGTCAAACCTAGTTGGCCTTTATCTTCAGCAAAACAGGCTTTCAGGTAGTCTGGATCAGCTGTTCTCAAACTCTGTTGCTTGGAGACTTGAAGCTCTAAATTTGGGTACTAATTCCTTTACTGGGAACTTGCCACCATCTTTGGGAAACATGTCGTACTTGGCTTTTCTTGATCTCCATTACAACAGATTAACGGGTAAAATTCCAATTGAGCTTGGAAATCTTGTGCAGCTTGAGTATTTGGATGTCTCTGGCAACAGTCTTTATGGCCAAATACCTGAAACAGTATGCACCCTTCCCAATTTGGGTGTGTTAAATTTCATGGATAACAAACTGGAAGGAGCTatcccgagaaatggaatttgCCAGAACCTTTCAAAAGTTTCAGTGGCAGGGAACAAAGATCTCTGTGGGGGAATCGTAGCTCTAAAATGCCCTGCCAAGAGTTTTATTAAAAGATCATCGATGCTTAATGTTTGGGGAATCTTGTCAGTTGTGGCTGGGACTATATTGATTACTCTTACTATTGCCATTGTGTCAAGGATATGGATTAGTAGAAGCAGCGGAAAAAGTGATCCTGAGGAATGTGAGGACAGCAAAATGGACAGTGATGATCAGCACCTTTATTTCTTAGGCAGCAGCAAATCAAAAGAGCCTCTTAGCATCAATGTGGCCATGTTTGAGCAGCCCCTTCTAAAGCTGACATTGGTTGATGTTCTTGAAGCCACCAACAACTTTTGCAAGACTAAAATTGTCGGTGATGGAGGGTTTGGAACTGTCTATAAAGCTACTTTACCTGATGGTAAAACAGTTGCAGTTAAGAGGCTAAACCAAGCAAAAACTCAAGGTCACCGTGAATTTTTAGCTGAAATGGAAACTCTGGGCAAAGTGAAGCATCGAAACCTTGTGCCCTTGCTTGGATACTGTTCTTATGGTGAAGATAAAGTTCTTGTTTATGAGTACATGGTTAATGGGAGCTTGGATCACTGGCTGAGAAACCGTAGTGGAACCCTTGATGTGCTGAATTGGAGCAAACGTCTTAAGATCGCAGTAGGTGCTGCACGTGGTCTAGCTTTCCTTCATCACGGATTCACACCCCACATTATTCACAGGGACATAAAGGCAAGTAATATCTTGCTCAACGATGACTTCGAGGCacaagttgcagattttgggttGGCAAGGTTGATCAGCGCCTGTGAGACGCATGTAAGCACTGATATTGCTGGTACATTTGGGTACATTCCTCCTGAGTATGGGCAGACATGGCGATCCACCACAAAAGGAGATGTTTATTCTTTTGGTGTGATTCTGCTTGAACTGCTGACAGGGAAAGAGCCGACAGGTCCAGATTTCAAAGATGTGGAAGGCGGAAACTTGGTTGGTTGGGTACTTCAGAAGATGAAGGGGGGGCAATCAGTTGATGTGCTGGATCCAACAATACTTGATGCAGATTCTAAGCAGATGATGCTTCAGGCATTACAGATTGCTGCATTATGTCTCTCGGATAATCCAGCTAGGCGGCCGACCATGCTCTATGTCTTCAAGTTCTTGAATGGAATCAAAGAGGACTAA